The genomic window CCGCCGTAGCGGTGGTAGGTCGCGCGTAGCCGGGACGGGCGCCGAGTGGGGAAACAGCCCCGGCCGGGCCGGGGCTGGAGGTTCAGCGGCCCGAACTCATCGACACACACCACGTGCGCGTCGGCCGGTGGGTCGTCGTACAGCGCCAGTACCCGAGCTTTCTTGTCCGTGAAGTCCGGGTCCTTCGAGCCCTTCCACGTCTTGCTCGCCTGCCAGCTGATCCCGCCGTCCTTGAGGATCTGGCGCACGGTCTCGGTACTGATCGCGTCCACGACTTTCTGCTGGAGCAGGTGCTCGACCAGCTTGGTCAGGCTCCAGCAGGTGAAGGGAAGTCCCAGGTCCTGTGGGTGGCAGCGGGCGATCCGGCAGATCTGCTCGCGGGTGGCCTCATCGATCCTCTTCGGCCGCCCGCTGCTCACTTTTGGGTTCAACGCCGCGAACCCCCGCTCGTTGAAATCGTGGATCACGCGGCGCACGTACCCCTCGGTGGTCGCGAACATCACCGCGATGTCCGGCACCGACTGGCCCTGGGCCGAGGCCATCACGATCGTCGCCCGCCGCAACCGCACCGCGTTCTTCGACGTCCTCGTCGTCCGCGCCAGCCGCTGCCCCTCCTGATCGGACAGCTCCCGTACGAACACTTCCGGCTTCCTCGCCATCGGATCGATCACCTCCACCACCGGTCTCGAGACCGAGCGCTGGCAGAGCAAGAGCGACACGGTTACCGACCCGACTCAACTTGGCGGGGCACGAGGCTGCTGGCACCCCGTCGGACCCATTGTGCGCAACCGCTCAGGCTCTTGCATCCCGGGCGCAGTCCGCGGTGCCGAGATCTTGGGAGGACCGTGGTGCGGGCGGTGGGATTCGAACCCACACGTTCGACAGGAATTTTAAGTTCCCCGGCTCGCCAGTTGGCCTACGCCCG from Janibacter cremeus includes these protein-coding regions:
- a CDS encoding IS630 family transposase yields the protein MARKPEVFVRELSDQEGQRLARTTRTSKNAVRLRRATIVMASAQGQSVPDIAVMFATTEGYVRRVIHDFNERGFAALNPKVSSGRPKRIDEATREQICRIARCHPQDLGLPFTCWSLTKLVEHLLQQKVVDAISTETVRQILKDGGISWQASKTWKGSKDPDFTDKKARVLALYDDPPADAHVVCVDEFGPLNLQPRPGRGCFPTRRPSRLRATYHRYGGVRHMFGALDLATGKMIYRFRDRKRWQEFLDFLRQLRRRCAGTLYVICDNFSPHKKTEVLTWCAAHDVELVFTPSNASWLNWIESEFAALRYFTLDGSDYPEHATQEAAIGGYLRWKNKQALPKTNFATGPTIRRPDYLPIAS